Below is a window of Lycium ferocissimum isolate CSIRO_LF1 unplaced genomic scaffold, AGI_CSIRO_Lferr_CH_V1 ctg56___fragment_1, whole genome shotgun sequence DNA.
TATAAGGCcatgtttggaaagccacctggtaattggaattggtgtaattactagggtagtaacaCACAACCTAGTCTATAACCAACGtaatttaagtaaataattcaaaagaaaggaaaaacataagtctataacctcattcacaacgaaattctactttaataacgtcactcgttatatgtcaagtttgttaatgactcattctttccaatattaagaggtgtagtttaaaaaattagaatattaacacggttatgctaaatgaataaaataagaaaataaaaagatacgAGCAATTAAATGGAActacaagaagtaaaggttgggaatgagaagaaaggaaatgaaaaatatataatataaaaagaaaaatacattttaaaaaataaaaataattaaaaagtaaaaataaaaaagaaattaaaataatagaaataaaaaataaattaaaaataaaaagaatttaaaataaaacaaaaagaaacaaactaaaaagtaactctgtaattacacccaattccaaccccccttgagaattggagagtgtaattacacccaattctcacctaactgtgtaattacttggtcaaacaaataggccaaactgtgtaattatacCTAATTACACTAATTCCAACTACTTGaatggctttccaaacaggccctaaataAAGAATAGAAAAAGGAATCAAATATCCACTATAAATAACCATTGCAATCCTACAATCTATCCAGCAATATCTCATTACAAAACCTTCATCCTATATAGTCCTTTCAACATTTCCTTGCCTTAGTTTCTTTATCTGAAACAACCCTCTAACGATATCCCATGGCTGCTGCTCCTCAACCATCAACTTTATCTGAAACAATAACCACCAACTCGTCATCGGAAAACAACGTTACGATCAAGGAAAAGATCTACACAAGAGTCCGTCTCGCTGAGAAAGCTGACCTTCACCATATATATCAACTGTTTTACCAAATCCATGCATACCATAACAACACTCACTTATACAAAGCTACTGAATCCTCCTTAGCGGACTTGCTCTTTAAAGAAAACCCTCTTCCCCTGTACTACGGTCCAACCGTGCTTCTACTCGAAGTCTCACCAACCCCTTTTACCGAATCCAAGCATACCACTAACCAAGGGTTCAAGCCCGTCCTTACAACGTTCGACCTTAAATTCCCCGTCGTTGAAGGAGAGACGGAGGAATTCAGGTCCAAATATGATGACGGCAACGATAAACATGATGTTTTTATAGTGGGATATGCTTTCTTTTACGCGAATTATTCGTGCTTCTATGATAAACCTGGGTTCTTTTTCGAGAGTCTTTACTTCAGGGAAAGTTATCGTAAGTTGGGATTGGGAAGACTGTTGTTTCGAACTGTTGCGTCCATTGCGGCGAACAACGGGTTCGTTTCGGTGGAGGGAATAACTGCAGTTTGGAATAAGAAGCCTTAcgattttcaaataaatatgggagttgaaatgcttgatgAGTTCAGGTACGGGAAGTTGCACGGTGACGCTCTTCAACAGTATGCTGATAAGGAGAAAAGTGATGCAGGGGGCTGTTAggcttttttaattcttttattaGTCTTTAGTGTGTATCGCGTGaatcaataaataatttatataggaagaatatatcttttattaaaataaatacaattagctaaatgatgaaatgaaatgcagacataacttttatttgtttaAGGCAGGGTTAGTGTCATAAAAGTTAATCAAAGAGTATAGACAAAAAAGACCGTGAGAATATTTATTTGTCTAAATGGATCCAAATGATTAAACACCATCAATTTGCGAGAGTTAATTCACAAAACAAAAACATCCTAATATAGATGAAAACACAAACatcataaatttataattttttttttattactttaaTGAGATATAAATACGTAAATATACGTTTAcagaaatataacaaaaataatgaTGGCGTGAAAATTGGAAGACAAGTAAGTTATATTGTAATCAATCTAAAATTTGGACATATCCAGCACGAATCTTTCTCCTTTGTCTAAAAGCAAATACAACTTAAAAGACAAGTTTTACATAGTACTATTagcgcgcgcgcgcacacataagaattatgattattgttattaATTTCTTATTGCCCCCAAACATGGTACATTTGAAGCTCAGTTGGGAATAAAATtgtttaaacaaacaaaaaaaggaaagaggtaaACCTTTGATTTTTGGCAAATAACAGTTCACTACCATCTTGTCTACTTCATTCGTCAGCGACATGCTTGTTTAGTCCAATTTGTCAATCAAATACTCTCAACTAAAATAGAAAACACGAAAAATTATTAAAAGAGGAAAACTCATTGTTAATTGTTGATTTTTAGCTATGTACTTACACGATTAGAGCAATTGATACAGACAAATCATCTTACTATGTCATAGAGTCCCGAAAGTCACAAACCGTGACTTCTACAATGACTGTAACATGCCAACACAAGTTATCAAAATATTGATGTGAAGCTATTACAATCTACACAAATTTTATGATGTTCTTGTTCGTCAATTTTGACCTTGATAACAatcgataaaaaataaaaagttattaaataaaagaaataaagaaagacggAAAGAAAGAGGACCACGAATGCAAAAAGAGGACTTGAATCAAAACCAAAATAAGAAGACAgaggaagaaagagaagaagccGTATGTATTCGGTGAAGTatgatatgaaaaatattacttAAATAGAATTGTAGTAATTCTTTTTTATACAAGGTAAAATTCTAATTGATTTAGAAGTGATAAATATTAGAAAACCTAGATCAAATAAGGATAGATTAAATAAGTAACTTAAGGTGATTTAATATTacaattttatttaattgagAATTATCTTTTAAGAAAAGTGAGCAAATCTTTTCTTGTTGCCCTGATTTGCCGGGTTCTTCGACTTAAATTTTCTTGTTTATATTACCtgttcttttgatttttgtcTATTATGGGATAAAGGTGTTTTCCCACGTACAATTTCTAGTAAAATTCCTAttgacttcaaatttcaaaaaattaggcGACCCTATAAAATTATAGTTTGACTTCCTAGATAtttcaaataaggaaagatcaTCAATTAAAAGTTGATTCAAAgtctcaaaaaaatattttaccaaAAATAACGGCAGATTTTTATTAcagtttttattttgaaagggaatatatattattagtgtatatatacatattaattgAGAcgttaaagtttttttttaaaataataacttgAGAAAATAGTAATTGACAATTTTGTATATCGcagagtcttttaatgaagggcaaaaagttcaatcaatatttctaaggcccttcgtgtttttaatatagtatagatgACCTTAAATTCCTATTAACttcttcttatttacttttgtAAAAGCAGAATCTTCAGTGTGTATTGtgttatttttgtatttaaaaaaactaaattgATTATCATATATGATAATCTCTCTATTTTTAATTTGCTTTCATGTGACacaattattaatttattattttggaAGTCACCGATTTGAAAAATTGAATCGTCCACAATCTGAAAATTAGCAAGTCGTGCTATCCAATAATCTTGGTTAACGACGACAAACAAGAATCGACAAAGATCCAATcacattattttcttctttctgaACACATAGAACTGATCGGTTTAGGGTTAATGTCATGATGAGCGATGCATTCAACTTTTACTTTATTACATTAagatttattttataacaaaataGTTATTCAGTTTTACCTAAATATCAAGAAAGtgacaaaactattttttataataaacaCATTATTAGACTTTGCTTATGTGTTATTAAAAGTTACTTGCCGAAAGCAAATGGGACACTTTTATGATATTTCGCAAAGATTGAGTAActttttactccctccatcccaaaataagtgtcggTACCTTAGCAAAAATAATTTgtctcaaaataagtatcatcttaggaatttaaaacaaaaattagaaagtttTCCAACTATGCCTTTAGCATTAAAGAAGTAGTCATCTTTAATATTGCTCACTTCTAAAAAAAAGCTAATAAATAGGATAGTTTAGTAAACTCCacattgtatttatttatttcctaATCGGCGTGATTTttgctaagatgacacttattttggaacaGTGGGAGTATTAGAAACAATCATTTTAGTGATTTTGATCTAACCAAAGTtgggtaatttttttattaaaaaattattaatggCTTGGAgcagaaaataaaaattaggtTACCATTAAGGGTATGCATAGTTTGGATAAACCCGAAAATCCGAATCGAAATTCGAACATTttagacttatattttgaagtttTCAAATTCTGGATCGGATTTcggatttaatttttaaagtttttggaTTTTGGATCGGACTTCGGATTCGGAAATTCGGATTTTTGGATATCCGAAAATCGAATTTCTTATACCTTATGTTTCGCCTACTCGACTATCCATTAGATATTAGCGCTTTACCTATATGTCCAATCTAattagtcaaatataccctACTCATTACACATCAACTTATATattcaaaaatattaataagTTCAATATGTTTGGATTTGTTAATTTTAAAGATGACTACTTTTCagatttcctttttgttttcattGTCAGTATATTCTATGTATGAGATGATTTTACTAAATTGGACTTGTTATAAATTCATAGGACCAGAGCTTCTGTTGCATCATTGGTAATGATTTTATTGCTTATAGGAATACTTTATCTATATGATTCTGATAGCAATGAGGAACTCTATATTAAGGCAATTTGGTATGAATATTTTCTTTGGTCGCTCATTTTGTAAGAGAAGAAGCAATTAACCTCATAGGCCGAACCAAAAATCTGAATTATTCAAATCGATTTATCTGAAAATCGAACTTAAACTCATCCAATCCGAACGTATTTGGATCGGATTCGGATTACATTTCGAAAACCGAAATTATAATCCGAAATGTGCTAAACCCGATCTGATCCATTTGATGAGCAGGCCTAGTTACCATCCAAGAAATTATCTCAGCTCATTTATTTAGCGTCACCTTTTTAGTGATCGCTGATAGACAACATATTGTTGTTCAATGTATATTCTCGCTTCCTTCTTCTGCATCACAGTATAGGGCTATGGCCTATGTATAAGACGACATTCGCCATTACAGGATTGGTGAATTTGTCCCCTCAGTAGAAACCTATTGAAAAGTCCATACTTCGTACGTAATGATGTGCATAGTCACAAAtcaattttataaatttacCTTATCCACTCTAATAGTTTAATTTGTTAGGCATACTGATGGCTCTTTTACTTTGTCATATATtcaatattttgtttttacCTTGTGGTGTGAAATGCTCTTTATAATTAGTAGTGCTTTGCATCAGTGgccacttccattggaatttttTTGGAGAACACTTCGGCAATGACAGGCTTAAAATTCTCTCTAAAACCTTGGAAATTGGTGACTTTAAACTTATGACCCCGCTTGTCTATAGGTAAAGAAAAACCTTCATAAGGTCAAACAacaaaatttgataaatttgAAGAGAATATACAACATTGTTGACGGACGAGAATCCTGAGCTCCTGGGCTCTTTATAAGTTATTGTGGAACAATCCTCCTCCATTTGACCTAATTTTTGGGGTGCGTTAGGCCCAAGTCCTATTTtgacaaaatttaaagttttcCTATGttaaatgttacacctcgcattttgcacgcTGAGTTTCGCCGAGTGCTAGTTGTCCTAGGGAGTAGTAAAGATAAGATGACTCTGATCTTTCCGGTGAGCTGCTGATTCTACTCTTGGAGTGACTCAACATAATGCTTCCAGAAAAGGCTTTTAACCGGAAAGGGCCTTAGCGCTTTACTAATAACAAACATATATAGGGCTGACTTTTTTCAGCTTGATCGGAATCGATTCTATGATTAAATAGCAGAAGTGCCTTCCGTACGCACCATAACACTAACTTGACTTTCTATTATATTAGTAAAGCGCGGTATCTTGGAAAGTAGGACAAAATTTTCAAGATCATGAGGATGGATATGTCCATCTTGGGTATATAAGAGagtaaaaccatgtttagtaagcCTCGGGAAGGTTTAAGACTTATCGGATCATTGGAGTTAAGTTTCAGCGAAAATTTGACAAAGTGTCACATTATGGCGCAATATGTGGCTCTCAGACGCATAAAGGCAAGCAAAGCACGCTTTGTGGAGACGCAggcaaaaataaaaagtgtgaCAAAGAATTTTAGTGATGTCGCGAGGCTATGACACAACATGCGGCTTGCAAAAGTGCGATTTGCGACCCCTTCTCTGCAAGATAATGTGTCGGTCCGTAATTTTTCTCGGACTACTATAAATAGACCAAGTTCGACCCTAAATCattattttcaccatttttggaCCTAGAAACTTCTAAAAACTCTTTTAACAAGTCTTCTTATGATCTAAGACCAAAATCAAGGGCAAACCAAGTGATTCTAACATGAAGAATTCCATGATCATCATTAGATTGTTCTTCCTCTTGCGGTGTTGAAATTGAAGACTTCTTGGAGGTGAAGGAATTTCGAACTTAGAGTGATCCTTGTGATTGAAGGTAAGATTATCACTCCATCTTCATGTTTCTAGTCTTATTTGGCATTTACATAACTTATGGGAAGGAGAAATTGTGAAAGTAAGGTTTAAGTTTACTCTTTAGAACTTGTTCCTAGCTATGCTTCGAGTATGAATTGTTCTAGACTTGGTATGGTTGTGATGTTGTTGGGCTGGTTTGTGCAATTAAAGTTGTCAAATATGAAGTTGTTGGATTGTTAAGTGAGTTGTGAAGAAAAGGAACTAGTATAGGATTAAAAAAAAGATACATGAATCTCATGCACATAAAATGTTCGACAAAATGTCTAAATGAGTTCTCTTATAAGTTATGAATCCATCGTTGATACAGATACTTCGTTTACGGTAGATAATCATTCATAGAGCGTACGAGGATTTGTGGGATTCGTGTACTAAggagacaaggtatgtaaggccaaccctttctttcaaaaggcatgattcctatgttatgatctCATATATGCTATCCACGTTACCCTTACTCCTAGAAACGCTAGAGGTCCTTAATTCTCAAGACTCTTATGATGACTCCATGTGTAACGGAACCAAAGTCTAGAGTTTAGATGATCTCATGAAATGATTGAGCTTACCATATGattcttgatttcattcattatgATTGGCCTTATCTTATGCTATCGCTCCTCAAAGTGAGATAgagtgataatgatgattaatatgataatgatttcaATTCTAGAAAGGCCAAAGCTTAAAGTTCTTAATGTTCTCATGGTACCATTGAGCTTGTCACAAGATTACCAATTGTATTCcttattgttgatctcatcttatgtaattgttctttcaaggtgagataaaggcATAACTCCCTTATTGCGGATCCATCTAAGATGTCTGATATGTCTTATTCCTAAAAATGTTAGAACTTATAACTTTCAAGATTCTTAAGATGTCATCGATAAAAGCCTTTCATAGAGatgataatagtgatgatgacGATTCCATAATAGAATTGGGGATttaccgactttatgtcaccccgatcgGGTTATAATGTTTCTCTTGGATATTTATGTAGATCATATTTGTATGTAGCTATATTGTGAtgccgagccttgttatggccggatACGGATACtgccgagccttgttatggccggatACGGATACCGCCGAATCTTGTTATGGCCCGTTACGGACAATGCCGAGTCTTGTTATGGCCGAATACGGACAATGCCGAGCCTTGTTACGGCCGGATGCGGATAACACCGAATCTATATGATCGGATATGGTaccattatatgtatatatatatatatataaatgatatatatataaattaaataagcATGGGGAACGActcaagaggtataaatggtccttctatcttatgctatcctttatgtttttatcatgttactattcatgccttacatactcagtacattgttcgtactgacgtctttttgtttgtggactaGCAGATGGATCGAACCCTAGGTGATTTGTCAGCGATGGTACAGGAGTGCTCCACTTACTTTGGAGCCACAGTTTATTGGTATGttccttttgtgtatatttcgGGCACGGtgggggtcctgtcccgtctttatgatgttatgtactcctttagaggctcgtagacatgtgtgtatagttagatgtttcaTGACCCTATCagtgtatatcttgtgtatcatttttgtagccttgtcagcttgtgTTTATATAAATGGGCATAGTTATTGAAAATCCTATTGATGAGTTGTACTTCGAGTATTCGTGCCCGTACAAAGTATAGTAGTTATGAGATAATCGTGTGGTCCACGGAGATATGTTTATATGACACAGGTTAgatggtgctcggtaggttagtttcgggtacccgtcatggccctccggttgggtcgtgacattataaGTGAAGTCAAAAGTTCAAGATCACCTACCTTCAAAATTGTTTTTGAAGGTGACCCCTAAAATTTAGGCATGTCCTTGCTTAATTCCGGAGTGCTTTACTGCTTCTACAATTTCTATTGCACGGATCTCTTACATTTTTATTCGGTATTCATAATGCAGTAATTGTCTACACAAAAATTTGTAAACGTGCTTTAATTTGACAGTATTTTGTTGCCAAAAACATGACATGTGCTTACTTATAGTCGTAACTCGTAAgtgttgggatatatactattaaccatgtgtttggatatagtatttattatacaacaattatttattcattgtttaataaagagttaaatagatcatgtactagtatgtgtgccctttacttatatagtagatgatttagtgtatagagtttagcttatacacggaagattaaatcgtcggttcttgtaagtataaatttttgttcacaatctaagatggaaattggacaaagccataggtatgattgtagcacaagattaatatcatgtatcttcattatgggaacggtaTAGCTCCGTCTTCTTGTGCTAATatatttgtatgtattgaacgaaCTAAGTAGAGATAAatattgaatatataaaacaaattctctagttcattaaatgtacttacactcttaatcttgatataattattatgatcaatgtgatttgttcattattttgatttattaaaaggtacgactcaattgcgggtctgtgtattcctggtaaattggataatgacaaattacatttgtgtaataataattagttgatagaatccatgtcttgactttgagattgatgatacccctttatggatgcttataagtctcatgtgaaaaccctgcGAAGCGGATTTTGTATCCAGTACATGATGTAAGTTAAACGAgtaaatataaaggattcaattagtcaatgaattaaattatcggtaatttaatttaattgattggtatctgtaatcttaacatggggagttaaataagttttaatgtATGCCTTGAGCTTGTGGGATAATTATAAAAGGAGAATGGAAACCTGAATCAGATTATTTAATCCTTAGCTATGCCTAAAACTgttattttgaaataataaatttatgtgttGACTTTAGGTCTTCCTCCCCGTCGGATAGATTTGTTATGGGTCGTCACTAGGTATAATCACTAGTTATTGATAACTTGTATTAACTCTCTATCTGAGTTACATGTTGGGTCAATGGAACTagagataatgataatgatattcaCTTGGCTTAATTTAGTAGCATAGGCTTCGTCTGAGTTAGCTCTGGTTTTAAATTTATAGAGTAAATATCTGGcatcacatatatatgttgcatgaattgttcttttatattgaaatttgttgttcAAGATGCATGGATATCTATGTGgtgtgttttgaattttatattcaatGATTACAGAAACATGCTAATTTCCAAAAAGCAACACTGAGATTATTATgcaaacatattttaaa
It encodes the following:
- the LOC132044970 gene encoding tyramine N-feruloyltransferase 4/11-like encodes the protein MAAAPQPSTLSETITTNSSSENNVTIKEKIYTRVRLAEKADLHHIYQLFYQIHAYHNNTHLYKATESSLADLLFKENPLPLYYGPTVLLLEVSPTPFTESKHTTNQGFKPVLTTFDLKFPVVEGETEEFRSKYDDGNDKHDVFIVGYAFFYANYSCFYDKPGFFFESLYFRESYRKLGLGRLLFRTVASIAANNGFVSVEGITAVWNKKPYDFQINMGVEMLDEFRYGKLHGDALQQYADKEKSDAGGC